One window of the Janthinobacterium sp. PAMC25594 genome contains the following:
- a CDS encoding MSHA biogenesis protein MshA, which yields MSQQINLFNPAFEKRKQALSALGLLQGLGLVLAASAAVVWFGARQVAALERTAADAKVALDAREAKRADVFARFPVPGKDPLIAGALGQAEADRGALVEAGQILQGGELGNTHGYADYFRAFARARVNGLWLTGASIAGAGKQIEIGLQGRVVQPDLLPRYISALSRESALQGKSFARLEMATAQLPAQAAVSAPALPGAAPAAAVAAPVPRFIEFSLQSSAAPASGAGAVKQ from the coding sequence GTGAGCCAGCAAATCAATCTGTTCAACCCGGCGTTTGAAAAACGCAAGCAGGCGCTGTCGGCGCTGGGCTTGCTGCAGGGCCTGGGGCTGGTCCTTGCCGCCAGTGCCGCAGTGGTCTGGTTCGGCGCGCGCCAGGTGGCCGCGCTGGAGCGGACGGCGGCCGACGCCAAGGTCGCGCTCGATGCACGCGAGGCGAAGCGGGCGGATGTGTTCGCTCGGTTTCCCGTGCCCGGCAAGGACCCGCTGATCGCGGGCGCGCTGGGCCAGGCCGAGGCTGACCGCGGCGCCTTGGTGGAAGCCGGGCAAATTCTGCAGGGCGGCGAACTGGGCAATACACACGGCTATGCCGATTATTTCCGCGCCTTCGCGCGCGCCAGGGTCAATGGCTTGTGGCTGACGGGAGCGAGCATCGCCGGCGCCGGCAAGCAGATCGAGATCGGCTTGCAGGGGCGCGTCGTGCAGCCGGACTTGCTGCCCCGGTACATCAGTGCCTTGTCGAGGGAATCGGCATTGCAGGGTAAATCGTTCGCGCGCCTGGAGATGGCCACCGCCCAGCTTCCCGCCCAGGCCGCCGTGTCGGCGCCGGCATTACCGGGCGCCGCGCCGGCCGCTGCCGTGGCAGCACCAGTGCCGCGCTTTATCGAATTCAGTTTGCAATCGTCGGCGGCACCCGCCAGCGGCGCAGGGGCGGTCAAGCAATGA
- a CDS encoding MSHA biogenesis protein MshK: MDRAVMRARRCVLLAGALLALAPGVFAQALVDPTRPPDAAPVLGSAASAGVARPRLQSVLISNRPDGRRLAVIDGRSVRAGDRVDGAVVVSIGEASVALRRGKTLETLRLYPQTVDANDAMHVRRKQVHVTQ, from the coding sequence ATGGATCGCGCTGTGATGCGCGCGCGTCGTTGCGTGCTCCTTGCGGGCGCGCTGCTGGCCTTGGCGCCGGGGGTGTTTGCCCAGGCGCTGGTCGATCCCACGCGGCCGCCCGATGCGGCGCCCGTCCTCGGTAGTGCGGCCTCTGCCGGTGTGGCGCGGCCGCGGCTGCAATCGGTGCTGATTTCCAATCGGCCTGACGGGCGGCGCCTGGCCGTGATCGATGGCCGCAGCGTGCGCGCGGGCGACAGGGTGGACGGCGCGGTCGTCGTCAGCATAGGCGAAGCGAGCGTGGCGCTGCGGCGCGGCAAGACCCTGGAAACGCTGCGGCTGTATCCGCAGACGGTCGACGCAAATGATGCAATGCATGTACGAAGGAAACAGGTTCATGTCACCCAATAA
- a CDS encoding MSHA biogenesis protein MshJ has product MKQQWQQFALKFDALSVRERIMVFGASAALLVFMVMYLFVNPQLDKRKALADTIAQRQLAVAAIDAEMAQRMAAHAGDPNQQDRIRLERIRQEVQQMRQSLQSTQNGLVAPERIVPMLQQLLKQQANLRLVSLATLPSGAMGQGGHVASKAASAPAAAPAGQSPADAEPAKAPAVLYRHGVEIVLRGNYLDMVNYMDAVEAMPSHVFWGKLNMQVEQYPNATLSLTLYTLSLDEKWIAL; this is encoded by the coding sequence ATGAAACAGCAATGGCAACAATTTGCCCTGAAATTTGATGCGCTCAGCGTGCGCGAACGGATCATGGTCTTCGGCGCCAGTGCCGCGCTGCTGGTTTTCATGGTTATGTATCTGTTCGTCAATCCGCAGCTGGACAAGCGCAAGGCGCTGGCCGACACGATTGCCCAGCGGCAGCTGGCCGTCGCGGCCATCGATGCCGAGATGGCGCAAAGGATGGCCGCGCATGCGGGCGACCCCAACCAGCAGGACCGCATCCGCCTCGAACGGATCAGGCAGGAAGTGCAGCAGATGCGGCAGTCCCTGCAATCGACGCAAAATGGCCTGGTGGCGCCCGAGCGCATCGTGCCGATGCTGCAGCAATTGCTGAAACAGCAGGCCAACTTGCGCCTCGTGTCGCTGGCCACCTTGCCATCCGGCGCCATGGGGCAGGGCGGCCATGTCGCCAGCAAGGCGGCGTCCGCACCTGCCGCCGCGCCTGCCGGGCAGTCGCCAGCGGACGCCGAGCCGGCGAAGGCGCCGGCCGTGCTCTACCGTCATGGCGTGGAAATCGTATTGCGTGGAAATTATCTGGATATGGTGAATTATATGGATGCCGTGGAGGCCATGCCGTCCCATGTATTCTGGGGCAAGCTCAATATGCAAGTCGAGCAGTACCCGAATGCCACGCTGAGCCTGACCTTGTACACGCTCAGCCTGGACGAGAAATGGATCGCGCTGTGA
- the mshL gene encoding pilus (MSHA type) biogenesis protein MshL has product MRKILEISKRASVLGLAAGLCACNVAPVKRDTYNAIKEQVAGAVATTSPAAQSAAVENALLPPASALAAQLPKARGVLDERFNVAFNNVPARQFFHSLVNGTRYNMLVHPDVQGNISANLKDVTLFEALDAVREMYGYDYKVEGTRIAIRPLTMQTRMFQVNYLTGNRKGTSNLRVSSTSVSTAGTSNSGQSGGSNGQQSQPQQPGQPGSQVQQDSSNLSTTSDSNFWAELKESLGAIIGGTGDGRKVVISPQSGVVVVRGMPDELRAVDLYLKATQLSVDRQVILEAKILEVELNDNFQTGINWASFASIKSGHTNRISTGFIQPGGTLAPLPFNGGQPPNMTNGSGLTASSGFGLSSAATAAGSMFGLAFQTANFAAMITFLESQGAVHVLSSPRIATMNNQKAVLKIGTDEFFVTGVSTTVTSTGTTGGTTSSPNVTLQPFFSGVVLDVTPQIDDQGNIILHVHPSVSQVTTVSKEIDLGSAGSLKLPLAASSTSEMDSMVRSQDGRIVAIGGLMRQATTSDRSQVPGAGDIPVLGALFRNTGQVIQKRELVVLIKPTIVEGANSWNEDLLDSGKRIEALDPRRPSERR; this is encoded by the coding sequence ATGCGGAAGATACTTGAAATAAGCAAGCGGGCAAGCGTCCTGGGACTTGCCGCGGGTTTGTGCGCCTGCAACGTCGCGCCTGTGAAGCGCGACACCTACAATGCGATCAAGGAGCAGGTGGCAGGCGCAGTGGCCACCACCAGCCCGGCGGCGCAGTCGGCGGCGGTGGAAAACGCGCTGCTGCCGCCGGCGTCCGCGCTGGCCGCGCAGTTGCCCAAGGCGCGCGGCGTGCTGGACGAGCGTTTCAATGTCGCGTTCAACAACGTCCCGGCACGCCAGTTCTTTCACTCGCTCGTCAACGGCACGCGCTACAACATGCTCGTGCACCCGGATGTGCAGGGCAACATTTCCGCCAACCTCAAAGATGTGACCCTGTTCGAGGCGCTCGACGCCGTGCGCGAGATGTATGGCTATGATTACAAGGTCGAAGGCACGCGCATCGCGATTCGGCCCCTCACCATGCAAACCCGCATGTTCCAGGTCAATTACCTGACGGGCAACCGCAAGGGCACGTCGAATTTGCGCGTGTCCTCGACGTCGGTGTCGACTGCAGGCACCAGCAACAGCGGCCAGAGCGGAGGCAGCAACGGCCAGCAGTCGCAGCCGCAGCAGCCAGGCCAGCCTGGCAGCCAGGTGCAGCAAGACAGTTCCAACCTGAGCACCACATCGGACAGCAATTTCTGGGCAGAATTGAAAGAATCGCTGGGCGCCATCATCGGCGGCACCGGCGATGGCCGCAAGGTGGTGATCAGCCCGCAGTCGGGCGTCGTCGTCGTGCGCGGCATGCCCGACGAATTGCGCGCCGTCGACCTGTACCTGAAGGCGACGCAGCTGTCGGTGGACCGCCAGGTGATCCTGGAAGCCAAGATCCTCGAAGTGGAATTGAACGACAACTTCCAGACCGGTATCAACTGGGCCTCGTTCGCCTCCATCAAGAGCGGCCACACGAACCGCATCTCGACGGGCTTCATCCAGCCGGGCGGCACCCTGGCGCCGCTGCCGTTCAACGGCGGCCAGCCGCCGAACATGACGAATGGCAGCGGCCTGACGGCCAGCAGTGGTTTTGGCTTGAGTTCGGCGGCCACGGCGGCCGGCTCGATGTTCGGCCTGGCCTTTCAGACCGCCAACTTTGCCGCCATGATTACCTTCCTGGAATCGCAAGGCGCCGTGCACGTGCTGTCGAGCCCGCGCATCGCCACCATGAACAACCAGAAGGCCGTGCTGAAGATAGGCACGGACGAATTCTTCGTCACCGGCGTGAGCACCACCGTGACGTCGACCGGCACCACGGGCGGCACCACCTCCAGCCCGAACGTCACCCTGCAGCCATTCTTTTCCGGTGTGGTGCTGGACGTGACGCCGCAGATCGATGACCAGGGCAATATCATCCTGCACGTGCATCCGTCCGTCAGCCAGGTCACCACCGTCAGCAAGGAAATCGACCTGGGCAGTGCCGGTTCGCTGAAATTGCCGCTGGCCGCTTCCAGCACCTCGGAGATGGACAGCATGGTGCGCAGCCAGGATGGACGCATCGTCGCCATCGGCGGCCTGATGCGCCAGGCCACCACCTCGGACCGCTCGCAAGTGCCGGGCGCGGGCGATATTCCCGTACTGGGTGCCTTGTTCCGCAACACGGGGCAAGTGATCCAGAAGCGCGAACTGGTGGTGCTGATCAAGCCGACCATCGTCGAGGGCGCCAACAGCTGGAACGAGGACTTGCTCGATTCGGGCAAGCGCATCGAGGCGCTCGACCCACGCCGCCCATCGGAGCGGCGCTAA
- a CDS encoding DUF2314 domain-containing protein yields the protein MDLYHMIEADDPVNKMTTAWKFHDAPNTACFTTTEVVNGAPIVHVSHDYEGDWQFYGASDATVSSSARIASLAGLIGTNDLLADLHDLPYGWSAHWNAGAGNWERFKDHPFPSFAEQGYYLEDAIWLARYLTDIEPPSAAVRDALPIGAYVKLVFRFAAEDGARADGQCERMWVRVTGIDEEDGCYSGTIENDPQHLAARYGDLIAFHPLHVAENGNGITCSGLPHDELPASECSMPAVAQSSTNASQ from the coding sequence ATGGATCTGTATCACATGATTGAAGCGGATGATCCCGTAAACAAGATGACCACTGCCTGGAAATTCCACGATGCTCCCAACACTGCCTGCTTCACGACCACGGAAGTAGTGAACGGTGCTCCCATCGTGCATGTATCCCATGATTACGAAGGGGATTGGCAATTTTACGGCGCGTCCGACGCAACGGTGTCGAGTTCCGCCAGGATCGCCAGTCTGGCTGGTCTGATCGGCACGAATGACTTGCTGGCAGACCTGCATGACCTGCCCTATGGCTGGAGCGCGCACTGGAATGCTGGAGCGGGAAACTGGGAGCGTTTCAAGGACCATCCATTTCCCTCGTTTGCTGAGCAAGGCTATTACCTGGAAGACGCCATCTGGCTTGCCCGGTACTTGACGGATATCGAGCCACCGTCGGCCGCGGTACGCGATGCGCTGCCCATCGGCGCGTACGTGAAACTGGTTTTTCGCTTCGCCGCCGAGGATGGTGCGCGCGCTGATGGCCAGTGCGAAAGAATGTGGGTACGAGTGACCGGTATCGATGAAGAGGATGGCTGCTACAGCGGCACCATCGAGAATGATCCACAGCATTTGGCCGCCAGATACGGCGACCTTATCGCGTTTCATCCCCTGCATGTGGCAGAAAATGGCAATGGGATAACATGCAGTGGGTTACCTCATGATGAGTTGCCCGCAAGCGAGTGTTCGATGCCGGCAGTAGCGCAGTCATCAACGAATGCTTCTCAATGA
- a CDS encoding tetratricopeptide repeat protein, giving the protein MSLINKMLQDLDARGTPDGRGDAAGIRSVPERERGVSRALVFGGAAGLTAAAIALGWVYWKRPPVPPVLVSVANTPLPVAAALPVPLPVPVPVAAPVAVAAPVATAPLAAEPVLPAGEAVAPATLRAAEMRRITDKPARPAVAPVVKTPAPAASERIPDGKQVTPQQRVENDYRRALGQLQDGRISEALAGLQQTLQLDPRHQGARETLVRLLLEAQRPDEAARQLQLSLALDPKQPAQAMMLARLQLDKTNGGAVALDTLMRSLPYAADNGDYRAFLAAVLQREQRYREAAEQYQLALQTAPDNSVWWMGLGIALQADNHPAQARQAFERAKGLQTLSPQLQAFVERKLVQLTAATAK; this is encoded by the coding sequence ATGAGCCTGATTAACAAGATGTTGCAAGACCTCGATGCGCGCGGCACCCCCGATGGGCGCGGCGACGCGGCCGGCATCCGCTCCGTGCCCGAACGCGAGCGGGGCGTCTCGCGCGCGCTGGTCTTCGGCGGCGCGGCCGGCCTGACGGCGGCCGCCATCGCCCTGGGCTGGGTGTACTGGAAGCGCCCGCCCGTGCCGCCCGTGCTGGTCAGCGTGGCCAACACGCCGCTGCCGGTGGCGGCAGCGCTACCCGTGCCGCTACCCGTACCCGTACCGGTGGCTGCGCCGGTCGCTGTGGCTGCGCCGGTCGCCACGGCGCCGCTGGCAGCCGAGCCAGTGTTGCCGGCCGGGGAGGCGGTCGCGCCAGCCACGCTGCGCGCCGCTGAAATGCGCCGCATCACGGACAAACCGGCCAGGCCTGCCGTGGCGCCCGTGGTGAAGACGCCAGCGCCCGCCGCCAGCGAACGCATTCCTGACGGAAAACAAGTTACGCCGCAGCAGCGCGTGGAGAATGACTACCGGCGCGCGCTGGGCCAGTTGCAGGATGGCCGCATCTCGGAAGCGCTGGCCGGCTTGCAGCAGACCCTGCAGCTGGACCCGCGCCACCAGGGCGCGCGCGAAACCCTGGTGCGCCTGCTGCTCGAAGCGCAGCGCCCCGACGAGGCGGCGCGTCAATTGCAGCTGAGTCTGGCATTGGACCCGAAACAGCCGGCACAGGCGATGATGCTGGCCCGCTTGCAGCTGGACAAGACCAACGGCGGCGCGGTGGCCCTCGATACCCTCATGCGCAGCCTGCCGTATGCGGCCGACAACGGCGACTACCGCGCCTTCCTGGCCGCCGTGCTGCAGCGCGAGCAGCGCTACCGCGAAGCGGCCGAGCAATATCAGCTGGCCCTGCAGACGGCGCCCGACAACAGCGTCTGGTGGATGGGCCTCGGCATCGCCTTGCAAGCCGACAACCACCCGGCCCAGGCGCGCCAGGCGTTCGAGCGGGCCAAGGGCTTGCAAACCCTGTCGCCGCAATTGCAGGCGTTTGTCGAGCGCAAGCTGGTGCAATTGACGGCGGCGACCGCCAAGTAA
- a CDS encoding nuclear transport factor 2 family protein: MKLTLSHLLSTCLLGALGAIGGVQAAPADAELVALVQRHAQAQSSFDQATLKAITAENYVEISPVGEVDGREKMLSFYAPEQKRPGPQVQVDEPAVRLLGDTALISARLSYRVNQDAAARTFALRAGYVARFVDKQWLLVSAQYTGIRPPKP, from the coding sequence ATGAAATTGACCCTTTCACATCTTCTTTCCACCTGCCTGCTGGGCGCCTTGGGCGCGATCGGTGGTGTGCAGGCGGCTCCCGCCGACGCCGAACTGGTCGCTTTGGTGCAGCGTCATGCGCAGGCCCAGAGCAGCTTCGATCAAGCCACCTTGAAAGCCATCACGGCCGAGAATTATGTGGAAATATCGCCGGTAGGCGAGGTGGACGGACGTGAAAAAATGCTGTCCTTCTATGCGCCGGAGCAGAAACGGCCGGGTCCTCAAGTCCAGGTCGATGAACCGGCGGTGCGCCTCCTTGGCGATACCGCGCTCATCTCGGCCCGGCTGTCCTACCGCGTCAATCAGGACGCGGCTGCCCGTACCTTCGCCCTGCGCGCCGGGTATGTGGCTCGGTTTGTCGACAAGCAATGGCTGCTCGTCAGCGCACAGTATACGGGCATCCGTCCGCCGAAACCGTAA
- a CDS encoding ExeA family protein produces MYQAHFGLREAPFGLTPDTSFFFNGPQSQKALNTLLVAARNGEGFIKITGEVGTGKTFLCRKFMQSLGPDFVTAYIPNPNLAPRSLILALADDLDVLLEKDADQHQLLKSLNLRLLNLAAQGKRVLLCLDEAQAIPVDSLEALRLLTNLETEKRKLLQIVLFGQPELDVKLALPEIRQLTQRITFHYHLGPLSRDDVDFYVAHRLRVAGFDGARLFSRGGVSKLYKASGGIPRLINIMAHKALMVAYGEGRQQVSGRHVALAASDTLASKPRRFWQRPWPWLAGAGVLAAACGVSWTLLNR; encoded by the coding sequence ATGTACCAGGCCCATTTCGGCTTGCGCGAGGCGCCGTTCGGCCTCACGCCCGATACCAGTTTCTTCTTCAACGGCCCGCAGTCGCAAAAGGCGCTCAACACCTTGCTGGTGGCGGCGCGCAATGGCGAGGGCTTCATCAAGATCACTGGCGAAGTGGGTACCGGCAAAACCTTTTTGTGCCGCAAGTTCATGCAATCGCTGGGGCCGGATTTCGTCACGGCCTACATCCCGAATCCGAACCTGGCGCCCCGTTCGCTGATCCTGGCGCTGGCGGACGACCTCGATGTATTGCTGGAGAAAGATGCTGACCAGCATCAGCTGCTCAAGTCGCTCAACTTGCGTTTGCTCAACCTGGCGGCGCAGGGCAAGCGCGTGCTGCTGTGCCTGGATGAAGCGCAGGCGATTCCCGTCGACAGCCTGGAAGCCTTGCGCCTGCTGACGAACCTGGAAACGGAAAAGCGCAAGCTGCTGCAAATCGTGCTGTTCGGCCAGCCTGAGCTGGACGTCAAGCTGGCCCTGCCGGAAATCCGCCAGCTGACGCAGCGCATCACCTTTCACTATCACCTGGGCCCTTTGTCGCGCGACGACGTGGATTTTTATGTGGCGCACCGCTTGCGCGTGGCCGGTTTCGATGGCGCGCGCCTGTTCAGCCGTGGCGGCGTGAGCAAGCTGTACAAGGCTTCCGGCGGCATCCCGCGCCTGATCAACATCATGGCGCACAAGGCGCTGATGGTGGCGTACGGCGAAGGCCGGCAGCAGGTCAGCGGCCGCCACGTGGCGCTGGCCGCCAGCGATACCCTGGCCAGCAAGCCGCGCCGCTTCTGGCAACGGCCATGGCCGTGGCTGGCAGGCGCCGGCGTGCTGGCCGCCGCCTGCGGCGTGAGCTGGACCTTATTGAACCGATGA
- a CDS encoding agglutinin biogenesis protein MshI, producing the protein MGLFAKAKKYEGWLATSFSAEGVCAVVVKRRADDKPLVQAAVMYPGRKPLAASTLEKMNRDLHAQSYRNTTLLGAGEYQILTLDAPNVPPEELKTAVRWRLKDMLDFPAADATVDVIDIPADKNGPGRAQSLFAVAARNNAVAQRQALYGECKIGLSVIDIPEMAQRNIAGLMETPGRGLAMLSFDGEGGLLTVTFDGELYLARRIDVTVAQLADTSDAQRQQYYDKITLELQRSFDHFDRQFHFISVARLVLAPTGSDGLHAYLADNLYMPVEALDLTALLDFSKVPDLLAAAGQARFFLALGAALRQEENPA; encoded by the coding sequence ATGGGTTTATTCGCAAAAGCAAAAAAATACGAGGGTTGGCTGGCGACATCATTTTCAGCGGAAGGTGTGTGCGCTGTCGTGGTCAAGCGGCGCGCGGATGACAAGCCGCTGGTGCAGGCGGCGGTCATGTATCCTGGACGCAAGCCGCTGGCGGCGTCGACCCTGGAAAAAATGAACCGCGATCTGCATGCCCAGTCTTATCGCAACACCACTTTGCTCGGTGCGGGCGAGTATCAGATACTGACGCTCGACGCGCCGAACGTGCCGCCGGAAGAGCTCAAGACCGCGGTCCGCTGGCGCCTGAAGGACATGCTCGACTTTCCGGCGGCGGACGCCACCGTCGACGTCATCGATATTCCAGCCGACAAGAACGGGCCGGGACGCGCGCAATCGCTGTTCGCCGTCGCGGCGCGCAACAATGCCGTGGCCCAGCGCCAGGCGCTGTATGGCGAATGCAAGATCGGCCTGTCGGTCATCGATATCCCGGAAATGGCCCAGCGAAATATCGCGGGCTTGATGGAAACGCCGGGCCGCGGCCTGGCCATGCTGTCTTTCGATGGCGAAGGGGGGCTGTTGACCGTGACGTTCGACGGCGAACTGTACCTGGCGCGCCGCATCGATGTGACCGTGGCGCAGCTGGCCGATACCAGCGACGCCCAGCGGCAGCAGTATTACGACAAGATCACGCTGGAATTGCAGCGCTCCTTTGACCATTTCGACCGTCAATTCCATTTTATTTCCGTTGCCAGGCTGGTCCTGGCGCCGACCGGCAGCGACGGCCTGCATGCTTACCTGGCGGACAATTTGTACATGCCGGTCGAGGCGCTGGATCTGACGGCCCTGTTGGATTTTTCCAAGGTGCCGGACCTGTTGGCCGCTGCCGGCCAGGCGCGCTTTTTCCTGGCCCTGGGTGCGGCCCTGCGGCAGGAGGAGAACCCAGCGTGA